A genome region from Macrotis lagotis isolate mMagLag1 chromosome 4, bilby.v1.9.chrom.fasta, whole genome shotgun sequence includes the following:
- the TRMT5 gene encoding LOW QUALITY PROTEIN: tRNA (guanine(37)-N(1))-methyltransferase (The sequence of the model RefSeq protein was modified relative to this genomic sequence to represent the inferred CDS: deleted 1 base in 1 codon), whose translation MPEIEKNKIDLELYFPPSQVRGMTKLDKTAFKKIVSIPVLKVKKEMVNKLVKSLKKVLLQRPGIKRVIDDPKDEENKLVMLDPYKIISEDSFEESEHLLLKELNVNPEISSYSLELTYENFKTEEILRAVLPEGQEVTSGFSRIGHIAHLNLRDHQLPFKQLIGQVIIDKNQGITSVVNKINTIDNIYRNFQMEVLSGEENMITKVRENNYTYEFDFSKVYWNPRLSTEHSRITEFLKPGDILFDVFAGVGPFAIPVAKKDCTVFANDLNPESHKWLLHNCKLNKVDQKVKIFNLDGKDFLQGPVKEELIKLMGQPSKGKKPSVHIVMNLPAMAIEFLGTFCCLLDGQSKSRELLPIVHCYSFSKADDPAKDIQQRAEALLRVSLKGCSSVHLVRNVAPNKEMICITFQIPPSVLYENQPMNQEKQFLKAENLEGPPFKQQRRDKTLVEKQSQNLSQT comes from the exons ATGccagaaatagaaaagaacaaaattgaCCTTGAATTGTATTTTCCACCTTCTCAAGTTCGTGGAATGACAAAACTTGATAAAACTGCATTCAAAAAAATAGTTTCTATTCCAGTACTcaaagtgaagaaagaaatggtaaataaaTTAGTCAAATCTCTAAAAAAGGTACTGCTACAACGCCCAGGCATAAAGCGTGTGATTGATGATCCaaaggatgaagaaaataaacttgTTATGCTGGATCCTTATAAGATAATTTCTGAAGACTCCTTTGAAGAATCTGAACATCTTCTTTTAAAAGAGCTTAATGTTAATCCTGAAATCTCTTCGTATAGTTTGGAATTAACATATGAAAACTTTAAGACAGAAGAAATCTTGAGAGCTGTGCTTCCAGAAGGTCAAGAAGTAACTTCAGGGTTTAGCCGAATTGGTCATATAGCCCATCTGAACCTTCGAGACCATCAGCTACCATTCAAACAGTTAATTG GCCAAGTTATAATTGATAAAAACCAAGGCATCACTTCAGTAGTAAATAAGATCAATACTATTgacaatatttatagaaattttcaAATGGAAGTGTTATCTGGAGAAGAGAACATGATAACCAAG GTTCGAGAAAACAACTATACATatgaatttgatttttcaaaagtcTATTGGAATCCTCGACTCAGCACAGAACATAGCCGTATTACAGAATTTCTCAAGCCTGGAGATATTTTATTTGATGTCTTTGCTGGAGTTGGGCCTTTTGCCATCCCGGTAGCGAAGAAAGACTGCACTGTATTTGCCAATGATCTCAATCCTGAATCCCACAAATGGCTATTGCACAATTGTAAACTAAACAAAGTGGACCAAAAAGTAAAAATCTTTAATCTGGATGGTAAAGACTTTCTTCAAGGACcagtaaaagaagaattaattaaattgatGGGACAAccatcaaaggggaaaaaaccatctGTGCACATAGTTATGAATTTACCAGCAATGGCTATTGAGTTCCTTGGTACTTTTTGTTGTCTTTTAGATGGACAATCCAAAAGCAGGGAGCTTCTTCCCATAGTGCACTGTTACAGTTTTTCCAAAGCTGATGATCCTGCCAAAGATATTCAACAGCGAGCTGAAGCTTTGCTACGTGTTTCTTTAAAAGGCTGCAGTTCAGTTCATCTTGTAAGAAATGTGGCTCCTAATAAGGAAATGATATGTATCACTTTCCAGATCCCACCTTCTGTGCTCTATGAAAACCAGCCAATGAACCAAGAGAAGCAATTCCTGAAAGCTG AAAACCTAGAAGGACCTCCTTTTAAACagcaaagaagagat aaaactTTGGTGGAAAAACAATCACAAAATCTTTCACAAACATGA